The genomic window AACTAGATGAGGCAGGCGGGGAGTCCAGAACGCGTTGTCTGGATTCCCGCCTACTACGAGCGGGAATGACAACTGGACATTGAGAGGGTTTTAAGATGTCCTGTAATCCTATTCGGAAGAGCTGGAAAACCAATGGCAAAAGAAATTGATTTTGGACTTCGCACGCCCCTGTACGAGCAGATCGTCAATGACATCAGGGGCAAGGTGGAGCGGGGCGAGCTGAAGCCGGGCGAGCAGATCTGGACACAGCAGGAGCTCGCGGCCAAGTACGGCGTCAGCCTCATTACTGTCAAGAACGCACTCGCCTATCTCGTCAACGAGGGGATCCTCTACACGCGTGTGGGCAGGGGAACCTATGTAGCCGAGAAACAAACGAGGAAAATCAATCTCTCTCCGAACAAGACGCTCGGACTGGTGCTGCGCGATCTGAAGCACCCGTACTTTTCTTTGATCGTGCACAGCGTCGAAGAACGGGCGTACGAGCTCGGATTCAACGTGCTGCTCTCCAGCTCTTCCAATGATATTGAGAAAGAAGAAAACCAGATCAACCACTTCACGTCCATGGGAGTGGATGGACTGATCATCGCATCGCTGTCGCTGGAGTACCGGGCAACCGACTATATTCAGCAGCTGCACAAAGAGAACTTCCCCTACATCATGGTCTCGTATATTCACGACCCGGAGTACTGGTACGTCGGGTCAGATCATGAGCAGGGGGGATACCTGGCGACCGAACACCTGATCAACGTCGGCTACAAATCCATCGGATACGTCCACGTTGGCAAGGGGAACCTGTTGAGCGAGGTTCGAAAGAACGGTTACTATCGGGCTCTCACCGAGCACGACATGCCATTTCTTGCGGACAGTGTTCATGTTCTTGGCTCAACGGAGGAAGACGCAGCAGCCGACCGGTTTCAGCTCGGGTATCAGTTTGGCAGACGGTTCCCAGATCTCAAGAACAGGCCGGACGCGCTCTTTTTCTATAACGACGTGGTGGCTCTCGGCTTCCTCCAGGGCGCCGGCGAAAAGCAGATCAGAGTGCCCGAGGATGTCGCCATCGTCGGATTCGATGACACGGTCATAGCTCGGTATGCGTCCGTTCCTCTCACGACGATTCATCAACCGGTAGATCAAATCGGGAGGCTGGCTGTAGAGATTCTTCAGAAGCGTCTTGAGAAGGGGGACGTTGGAAACAGGACCATTTTCAAACCAACGCTGGTTATCAGAGAATCATGCGGTGCGAAGAAAAGAACAATGGTAAACCAGCGCGAATCCGGCGTTCCGGCAATGGAGTGATGGATGATGCAAACCCGCTGAAGTGTTTCGACCGCTTTTCAGGATTCTGTTGCTCTCAAGTATGTTCCATGAAATTGAAACGATAGAGATGAAGTATGCTATATCCTCAAACGAATAAGAACCGAACAACACTCGATATCTCTGGTATCTGGAAATTCAAGGTCGACCCGGAGGAGGTTGGCGAAAAGAAAGAATGGTTCAGAGGCCTCGACACCGATATCGAAATCGCCGTTCCGGGCAGCTGGAACGAGCAGCTCGAAGAACTCGGCCTCCTGCACTATGTCGGAATCGGTTGGTACGGTACGACGATCTGCATTCCGTCGGAGTTCTCCGGCCGCCGCATCTGGTTGCGGGTTGGCTCAGCGGACTACTCAACCAAAGTCTGGGTCAACGGAACCTTGGTTGGGATCAACGGAAGGGGGTTCCTCCCGTTCGAATTCGAGGTGACGCCGTTTGTGATCGCCGGCAAGGATGCCCTTATTGTGTTGTCAGTAGACTGCCGCCTGACAAACGAGACAATCCCGCAGGGCATCCTGACGCAGGACTACACAGACGAGAAACGACTGCGGGAAGAGACATTCCCGCCGGCCCGTTTCGATTTCTCTCCCTTCGGCGGAATCCATCGGCCGGTAAGCCTTTATGCAACGTCGGTCAGTTACATCCATGACATCAAGGTCGATACGGCGATCCTCCCCGGCCAAAAGGGGACACTCTATGCTCGTGTCGTGGCAAAGGAAGCGGAGGGGATGACCCTTTCTGCACGGATTACGGGGGGATCAGAACATCCGAGCACCACCGCGATCATTCAGAAGGAAGAGACCTCGATCGACCTTCATTTCGACAATTGCCGCTATTGGTCTCCGGCGGATCCGTTCCTCTATCATCTCGTCCTCGAGCTGATGAACAAAGGGGAGGTCGTCGATACTTACACGCTGGACGTCGGTGTGCGCGAAGTGAAAGTGAGCGGAAACTCCCTGCTGCTCAACGGGGAACC from Ignavibacteriales bacterium includes these protein-coding regions:
- a CDS encoding GntR family transcriptional regulator, whose amino-acid sequence is MAKEIDFGLRTPLYEQIVNDIRGKVERGELKPGEQIWTQQELAAKYGVSLITVKNALAYLVNEGILYTRVGRGTYVAEKQTRKINLSPNKTLGLVLRDLKHPYFSLIVHSVEERAYELGFNVLLSSSSNDIEKEENQINHFTSMGVDGLIIASLSLEYRATDYIQQLHKENFPYIMVSYIHDPEYWYVGSDHEQGGYLATEHLINVGYKSIGYVHVGKGNLLSEVRKNGYYRALTEHDMPFLADSVHVLGSTEEDAAADRFQLGYQFGRRFPDLKNRPDALFFYNDVVALGFLQGAGEKQIRVPEDVAIVGFDDTVIARYASVPLTTIHQPVDQIGRLAVEILQKRLEKGDVGNRTIFKPTLVIRESCGAKKRTMVNQRESGVPAME
- the uidA gene encoding beta-glucuronidase, with product MLYPQTNKNRTTLDISGIWKFKVDPEEVGEKKEWFRGLDTDIEIAVPGSWNEQLEELGLLHYVGIGWYGTTICIPSEFSGRRIWLRVGSADYSTKVWVNGTLVGINGRGFLPFEFEVTPFVIAGKDALIVLSVDCRLTNETIPQGILTQDYTDEKRLREETFPPARFDFSPFGGIHRPVSLYATSVSYIHDIKVDTAILPGQKGTLYARVVAKEAEGMTLSARITGGSEHPSTTAIIQKEETSIDLHFDNCRYWSPADPFLYHLVLELMNKGEVVDTYTLDVGVREVKVSGNSLLLNGEPVYLQGFGKHEDFAVTGKGLVLPVVVKDFQLMKWVHANSFRTSHYPYAEEILAMADRQGFLVIDEVPAVSLDMRHVNEQTLKNHKEFIRKLFDRDHNHPSVIMWALGNEPNLVGENGYYNGSGKNYWKEVFSFARTLDPSRPMIVPNCQRAGLEDPVFEFSDILAINRYYGWYEYPGRLDFAVKVLETEMDALHSKYGKPMMMTEFGADTMPGLHSTSDQLFTEQYQEKLLEMYIRLLRSKPYTVGEHVWNFADFRTPQHFRRVLLNMKGVFTRARQPKLAAFKLKSLWTDLEKK